A segment of the Lentisphaerota bacterium genome:
TTGGCAACTGGGAAGTCGTTGGACAGTTCATGGCGCTCCGGGGGGTTCCGCTCCACAGCATCGCCATGCCGGTCAAAAATCCCGAGGTGAACCGGTTGCTGATTGCCCGGCGGGAAGTGACCGGACAGACAATCATTCCGCGCGAAGGCGCGCTGCGAAAATTGTTCGCCGTTCTTCGCGCCGGCGGAAAAACCGCCTTTCTGGTGGATCAGAACACCAAGGAGAAGGACGGCGGCATCTGGGTTGATTACTTCGGTCTGCCGGTTCCGGTGACTCCGGCCCCGGTGGCGCTGGCCGCCAAAACCGACAGTGATCTCTTCATCGTCTTTTGCTTGCCACAACGCGGCGGGCGCTATCGGGTTTACGTGACTGAATCCCTTCCGCCGCCGACGCGCGCCAGCCCGGAAACCACGCGCATGATGACGCAACAGATACTCGCCGCCATTGAGCGCGAAGTCCGCATACATCCGGAATGCTGGCTCTGGATGTATAAGCGCTGGTTAATCAAAAAGCCATCGGGGCCATCCGAGCGGTATCCCTTCTACGCCAATCGCGCGTGACGGCGCGCGACGGGCGGAAGCGGAGATAAGCCCGGGGTTTGGGGTCGGAGTTCCCTAGGGCATCTCAACGAGTTCACAGTCGTCAAACCAGGCATCGCCCGTGCCATCGACGCAAAGCTTGACCAGCAGGAACGGATTATCGGCGGAGGGCTGGAATTCGAGCGTCA
Coding sequences within it:
- a CDS encoding lysophospholipid acyltransferase family protein, which produces MSTGYRERRRPFETAAFRVALALIPRLPRRAVLGLAWLSGTLGCRLDRKGWRIGRANLDIAFGGTKTTAEKHAILRAAYITMTRTFLDVIWFGTRAPERLTRYVAIDDSAQPIFREKNQICIGAHFGNWEVVGQFMALRGVPLHSIAMPVKNPEVNRLLIARREVTGQTIIPREGALRKLFAVLRAGGKTAFLVDQNTKEKDGGIWVDYFGLPVPVTPAPVALAAKTDSDLFIVFCLPQRGGRYRVYVTESLPPPTRASPETTRMMTQQILAAIEREVRIHPECWLWMYKRWLIKKPSGPSERYPFYANRA